The genomic segment ATTTAGGCTAGGTGTTCAGGAGGGAGAGTCTAACTGTCAGAGACTATGGAATGTGTTGCTTTGCCGAGTTTCTCTCTCCAGCCACTTGCCAAGCAGAGGTTGGATGCCCACCTCTTAGGGTTTTTCTTAATGCTATGAGATTGTTTTCAAAGACTCCTTCAAGATTCTATGATTCCATCAGCCTTGTCCTTGGCCAAATGTATTGATTAGGATTAGTGACTTCAAATAACAGACACCCAACTAATCAACAGCTAGAATGGATGGGCTTTCTTGGAAGAGCAAAGATGCAGCCAGTTGTCAGTTATAATGGAACCAGGAACACTTTCTTCAATTCATGCCTCCACTTGGTTTTGCTGACTTTCTTTTCAATCAATGCAATTTCCATCATATAACAGAAAACATAGCCACTGATAGCTCTTGGTCTTTTTTTCCATGAAATTTCTGTGATGGGAGATGAGCTGCCTCTTTGGTGTCAAGGCAAAACAAGACAAATATAACAAATCTTCACAGGCAAGGGTATAGACTGACCCATTTTAGGAGTCTGCAACCCCCTATACCACCATCAGTTGAAACCAGAAGAATGGGATTAGTTAGAAAATGGCAGATCTCTTGGGAACACTATGGATGGATCAGAAAAGGAGGCATCCTGAACAAAATGACACCCTACTCCAAAGGCACAATGACAGGAAGCTGGTGCTCAGGCATTAAGAACAAGACAGGTTTAGTCTTTCTGATTCAACTATATGCAAACTATTAACAGAAATTTAAGGACTCAGAAATTATCCATATTGATAACAGCAATCTTTCCAAGAATATCTGAGAGGGATATTCACTGCTAAGGCTGAGTATTTGAGCCCTGTAATTGCTTAGTGCTGAGCTAGGTCCTATGCTGGGTACAGAACTATAGGATATGGTTCCTATATTCAAAGGTTTAACAACTGAATGGGATTAGGACCATGCATTCTGAGAACTATTTTATTACAATTAAATAGAGGATTcctgggtaggaaatggcaacccacttcagtattcttgcctggaaaattccatggacagaggaacctggcaggaacagtccatgggattgcagagtcggacatgactaagcgtgCATGCACACAAATAGAGGATTAGCCCTTATTGATTATGTCATTTACAAATAGTTCTCACATCAAATTTAAGTGAAAACATTCTTCTCAACAAAACTCTCAGTGGTTCAGAAATAGTTTAGGCTGTAGGAATctgcattcactcatttattcatttgttcactcgTATGCCTGTCTTATGAACTCACCTTTGCTTTAGACACACTATGCGGAGTAATGAAAATGGTAGAGCTGCAGTTCCTTCTCTCAAATTTCTTAGCTGCTGTtttctgcctggaatattcttcaTCTAAACTCCCATCCTCCATTGCCACCATTACCTTGTGTTTAACTCCTGTCCATTTTTATAGATACTAGCCTTCCTTGACTCTCTCAACTGGTTAAAACACTGCTGTATATTTGCATAGCATTTTTGCCCTGGGAAAGTTatcttatttgtaatttttaaccCAATGTGTATCTTTTTTATTAGAATGAAAGTTTCATGAGGACAGGGCCATGCTTTTTCTGTTTACTATAATGCCTAAAATTGTGTCTCAAAATAGCAGGACTAAATAGTCATTAACTTGGCAGATATTTATGAAGCATCTTTGTGTATAGCATTGTTTTTGGCATTGAATATATAAACCAGGGGAGAAACTAGGTATGGTCTCTTTCTTGAAGGAGCTTATAAGATAGTGAAAGTGTAGATTTAATGATGGAAGAATGTCTAACTCAAACTccttgtgaaagtcactcagtcatgtccaaccagggaccgaacccaggtctcccacatggcaggcagattcttcaccatctgaggcatcaggaaagcccataaatatgggagtgggtggccatgccctcctctttcCCAGGTAAACAAATGATTGCCAGAGAGACTCAGTGACTTAAATCACATCATACAAAGAATTTGAGTGTCACAAATTGTTTTTGTTCCCTCTATACACTGCTTCTCAATACACATTTCACAAACCAAAGGTGGATGTGTGAACTTCTGTTCATCCGTGCATGGATGTTAGAGGCTGTTGAGGAGGCATCATGGACTGTGTGAGTGGAGACAAACATTCAGAGAATGTGTTTTTATGTCAAACTTAAGTCGGCACAGGCAGACAGCTTGGTGATTTCTTGGTCGGTTCTCCCAAAGCCCTTGTGATGGTGATCATTAAGTCCTTTATTATTGCTTTTGAACCCTTGGTTTCTAGAGTTCCTGGGAAAATGAAGGTGTTGGAGCCAAGGGCATCCATGTGTTTAGGGTTCAGTTTGGAACTGCTATAGGAGAACTCAGTCTTCAGCTGGGAATTGCAAGAAGGGACTAACATGGATCACTTTTGAGAAGGTAGAAGGACTTTTCAGGAGAGGGCATATAAAAAAGGCACGGAGAGTTTTAGAATAGGAGTGTATGAATAGCAAAGAAATAGCTCACTAGAGCAGAGAGTATATATTAATGAAAAGATAATATGGGCTAGGTATGGGGGGCTGGGGGTCCTTGGAAATGGAAGAAATGGCTGGTGCAGGGAATGGAGGGAGGACTAAGTTTGGATTTCTAATTTATCAAGTGAAAGTGTGAGCCGCTCAGTCATAGCcggctctttgagatcccatggactgtagcccgccaggctcctacatccatgggattctccaggaaagaatactggagtgggttaccatttccttctccaagggaatcttcccaacttggagactgaacccaggtctcccgcattgcaggcagattctttatcaactgagccccCAAGGAAGACCATTCtaattaatcaaaataattttgcaaTTTGAAGAATTGCCCTAGAAGGTATGGAGAGACCCTCTCTCCCATTCATGTGTGACAGAAGCCAGTCGTCTCTGGACTGGTTGTTGTCAgtcatagctcagttagtaaagagttcacctgcgatgcaggaggcctgggttgattctggggtctggaagatcccttggagaaggaaatggcaacccactccagtactcttgcctgggaaatcccatggacagaggaggctggtgggcaacagtccatggggtcgcaagagtcggacacgactgagcgactaaaccaccatatgtCAGGTCACAACATGTAATTCCCCAACTGAAGATGCACCCCACCCTGGTCTCCCCCAAAGCCGGACTGACACATCAGTGGGAACACGGCACAGAGCCAACTGTCACCCTTGTCATCTCCACCCAGGGAACGGCAGAGCTGGTACATGACTCTGACTCTGCTGTCAGCGGAGGCCACACTGACTCAGAATCTCATTCATTTGAATTTGGGAGTTGCCAAGTCACTTCATCAGAAAGCACCTCAATGTGGAATGACCTTTTGAAAAGCAACAAGTTTAATGATGTGAGCTGAAATCCTTTGGCGTTTAAAAGAAGTGCTCTGCTGAGGGCTACCTGCTAAGACCAGCGGTCTGCTTCTGTTACAGAGAGGCAGAAGAAGATGATTTCAGTGTCTCTAAGTGATGTGTGGGTTCAGGAAATGAGCTGCAGCAGGTTTGGGAATGCGTGGGGAGAACAGAAGTCAGAGGGCCATGCATACAACGTctgtaaagaaaatgttttatttaaagtgtTAAATACCATCACCAGAATGAATTTGAGTTTTCCATTAGTTGGTGTTCATCACAGGACTAATctgccctttttattttttttccaactggaATTCCCTTCACTTTTAAAACATACTATGTACAGGGCAGCAATGGTCACTGGCATAGTGCTATTTACATGACTAGGTCACAAGTTGAGGTGCAgacatgtgaaaattaaaaaaaaaaaacaccaactttaaaataaatactgcatAATGACAGGTATGTACAAATATTCCATACAGTCATGTCCTTcttattaaaattagaaataatttatataggAATATGCACAAAAGATTATGTGACTGCATCTTAGTATCAGGAAAATGTTAAACGTTTATTCTAAGGGATAGTATAGACGCTATAGGTCTATTAAATCAATTGTTGCTGGTACACAAGAGTCTAAATTATTTCAATAGTTTTATTCGTTTATTTCGCAACTTTACCTGGGTCCATCGCAGGTCTCAGAATGTCAAGACACAGCCTTGGTGTATTTCATATTGCACCACATAAAGAGAAGGCATTTTTAGTGATActcatttttaacttttgcaCCATATCAAGCATGATAGTTTTTAATGGTCAGCACTGAATTTAAAAGGAACACAAAAGAGCAATTTTTGTGCATGGCATTAACTTAAACAAATGGTATGTATGTAGATTTCAAAAGTTGTTGCTAGAAGTTAAAATCAAACTATAAGAACATGTTATCAAGGTgtacagaaagaaacagaaactatGGGTGGCTTATTACATTACTCAGTGACTTTTCCTCTAAATAGGGGAACTTAAGAGAAATTTGACCTTGCAGCACCACCCAATGGTAATAACTGTCTGTAAAACTAAAGGCAGGGGTTTGATTTTAGGGCATTTGTGTGTAGACTTTCGGTGATGGCATCAAAGAACTGTTAATAGGCAGATTGACTTTCTCTGAGTTACCTAAAAATTGGAGCTTTAAAATTATCTGTTGCAAATTTATGTTTGCTATGTTTctttagaaatataatttgtgAAAAATTGAGTTTTActacagaaaaatgaattaataaactgCCCTGTATTTCAGGGCTCCAAATTTTTAGCAGTGCTTCTATTCACATAGTAAACAGAAACTGGCTAAAGAAAttgcttttaattaattaaaaacaaaacttaaaaccTTCTAGAAATAATACTTTAACCCCTGTATGAATAATGCTGGtgctaaaaacaaatttattagaCATTACAATGGCCACATGATTTTAGGATTTTCCTGTAAACTGAACTTGGaaggtgaaaataaaattaccatgcACTGTACAATAAATTGCAAAAGTTCAAATATCTTCTTTATCAAACACATGCTGACTTACTTTAATGTACTCCCAAGTCATGTTGCAAAATCCTTTTCAACATGCTTGAAATAAAGAAAGCTCttaaatagtttttttcccccttgagaaATTCAGAAGCATCTACAGCTCTGAATTGAACATGGGGTATAAGAGTCAAagacttgtgattttttttttttagcataatgtTCACTCTAgtagggagaaagaaaataaaaagattaaaagagggagaagaggaaaagtgagagaaaggaagaaagatgtgAATAATTTGCACATATTGAACTTTGTAAGATTTGGATATTTACCATGGAAATAAATTGAATACATTATACTTATTTGTCACATAAagagaattttaagtattttctagAAAGTATTTTCTTCTGTAATGTCTGCCAAAACACAGACTGtgattaaagaataaacatggtATGTCTTTGTATCACCCTGCTGcattctctcccttttttaaaaccatgcactagtgaaatttattttttaaaaataatataaattgttgaaaatggctgattttttttttttttttgcaagttgcagccccaagaaaataatttaaatattcagcTAATCTGTCCATGCAAAAAAAAGTTTAATCTCATTGAGTACAGTGGAgccacagaattttgtttttcagagtCCAACACATCTTGGCATTAGTGAATGACATGCCTGCTGGAGCTCCGAGGTCTGCCACTGCCCACGTCGTCACTTTGGACCGGCTCCTCCTGTCCCGTCCAGGGGAGGGCTGACGTTCTGTCCTAGACCTCGTCTTTGGTCTCTCGCTTTTCACCTGATGCTTCCCAGGACTTCAGTCCTTCACTTATAACATGGCTTAATGGCTGGATAGCTCCATTTCTGTGGCATCACAGGACTTTGGGgtcagagaaatgaagaaaaaggaacaataaaaatataaaggtgCCATTGAAAAGGGCTTTTGTTGCATGAAACTGACTGATTCTTTGATATTAATCCATGGCTTCGGATTGGACCAAAACTCGAGTGTTACTGAACCCCAAACCTGAGCGTTCTTCATCGCTCCGCTCCTTCACCTGAGGGCCTCCTGTAGGGCACAATGTGTGCGACTTCCTCTGAGAACACAGGATCGCTTTGTATCCCTAGGAACAGGCTCAGAAGACACAACATTAAGCATGCAGTGTTACCAGGGTTTGcgacctgtgattttttttttttgtaacgcTGGTTGCTATGACAACAGTTTTACAGCTGCTATGAACGAGAGTAAGAAGGTCCAGTTGAACTTTCCAGAGATGATTGGGAAGCTCTTCTTGTCAGAGGAGCCAAGGTTGGATCTACTAGGGAGGAAGGGGGGAAGAGTTTGAACCAGCCAATCACCATGTTGGATAGCTCCAGTTCATCTAAAAGTATCTGGGCCACTCCCATAAAGGATTTGTGATCCATGCGGCCATAGTCTCCCCAGACAATGATCTGTTGGCAAAATTAAAAGAGCAATGTCAGTATAATCATGTACGTAAAGGCTTGTAAACCAAAATATAATCAATtaatgatagctcagttggcaaaaaaatccacctgcaatgcaggagaccccagtttgattcctgggtcgggaagatcctctggagaagggataggctgcccactccagtattcttgggcttccttgtggctcagctggtaaagaatctgcctgcaatgcaggggacctggatttgatccctgacttgggaagatcccctggagaagggaaaggctacccactccagtattctggtctggagaatttcatagactatatagtcagtccatggggctgcaaagagtcggacacgactgagcaactttcatacaATGTGCTGACATCAAACATCAAGTTATGTAGTTGTATTTAATTACTGGGATAGTTATCTTTATTGGAATTCAAAGGTACAGTCAGAAAACTCTACAGGAGTGTTAGGATCATAAGCCATCAAGGAAGATGACAGCTGATGTGTGATGGAGGTTTACAAGTCTATAGTTCACTTTAAAGGAAACAGTGTGTAtagctttttttcatattttttttccactatggtttattacaggatattcaACATAGTTCCCTGGTGTGTACAGCTCTATAGCACTGGCCACTGCTTGGAAGTTTCCCAAGAATTTCAGCTGGTGAGGAATGGAAGAGAATGTGATACAAAGTTTGACTTCATGAAGACACCTTCTTAGGTAAGGAATATATAATTCAGTAAATACCTGTAAAACCTTTCCTTGGGGACTTTCTTCAAAAGATAATAGTTGCTGGTAAAGGGGTTCCAGCGTTTTTCTTgccacttttgttttctttttggctatgCAGACTCCATTATCTAATAGATACACCTTTACATATGGTGCTtgggaaagaaaacaggagaGTTAAGAGATGAGCCATGGTTACAGAACACTCAACTTATGGATGACACCTGCCACAGCTTAGTCTTGGGCTGAAAGAGCCAACAGTCAAAAATCACTGGCCTGTCCACATTATGTCAAAATTATTAGATAAACAATAGATAAATTATTAGATAACAATAGATTAATATCAGTCATTCAGTTAGTTTTAGGCAGTTCACACAGCCTCTGAGTTGATTACTATTTTGCCATCAACTGGTTTTatatactgcttttaaaaaagaaatccttctGGTCCCTGACAATATCCAAGAAAGAGGTCTCACTCAGTTTTTCATGTGCCAATTCATAAATCTAGTTAAACATGCTCAAAATCATACGGTTTTACCCATCCCCATGGAGCATTTATCACACTGATGGTGTGGGTACAAGACAAGGGTGGGGTTTGATGTAATATGTTCAAATCGGCTGGAAAGAGACAACTAATTATAAATACCATGGATTGATATTTTTCTGACAGAGTCTTTATAAAAGCATTTTCATGCATGTACAAATTGTGGTATTCTTTCTAGCCATCAGTTGACTAAACTCTGAGACCTTTATGAACACAACTGACTGTCTTAATCACCACTGCAAGGTTGTACAATAGGTAACAGTCGGTAACAACGTGAACTTTCTAGGTTAGAGATTCAAAATTACAATTCGTTCAGTGGAGGTGCTGAGGTGAGAAACCAAGTTTCAGAATTGTTCTGTACATCAGGTCTGAAGTTGTCTCCCTCCATCTCTGCACCAGGCATCTGGAATCTTTGGCATTCCCTATGGCTCTAAGCACCTTAGATTATAATATTTTGGTACAAAATGTGACATTGCAATAAAAACTTATAATGGTGCCTCTCTATACACTCCAGGAAGTAACAGTCTTCTAACTAGAATGTCCTTCATCTATGGGTTTATGCTATTATGGGGACTTATATCTATCTGTATTTATTCCAGAACTCTAAGGATTTCTAAGGAGAATTCTGAAGCTCAGATAAACTGAAGAATAACACAAAATACCAGCTAACAAGAACTTCTTAGGTAATTCATTTTGTGCAACATGTACATACGTgtgatagtttttattttgtggGGTTTCTACCACATATGTGCTTATTAGCTAATGACTTCTCCCCACCAGATCACCCTGACTGGGTGCTCACTCAGGAGAAATGCAAACTACTACAGATAACTGACTCATTTATCAGTACCCTTGGTTATCTAAAGACAAAGTTTTCAGCATCTCTTCAAAAACAATGTCTCTGAATTGAAAAGTGTAGATTATGAACAGTAACAGAAGAAATCTCATTTGTTCTTACCTGGCAGTGTCTTGGAACCTGGTTTTACAACAAGGCCACGGGCCCGGATTATTTCCACCTCCAGCTGTCCCTTTTTGTCCATCATTCCTACCTGAATGTCACCTAATAGTGAGTGAGGAAGAAACAAACAGGCCTTAACATACAAAAGCAGATAGAAAAATGCTTGTGTCAAAGATCTTGGTTTAACCATGTTGGATCAGTTCCCATGTATTTTcctaaattcaaatatatttaaaaatatatcactgATATCTTACCTTAAAaagcatataaattaaaatggaaaaaaaatgaagtttatattgtttaaaatttaagACACTCATTCCAGAAAATACTCTTAAAGATCTTATGCAATTGGGGAATGTGATTTTCAATAAGCTAAAACGAAAACAGTGAATCACATGACAGAAGTTCTTACCCATTGCGGGTGTGGCCAGAGTTTGGCGCCCCACTAGCTGGGCAGGGCCAAGGCCATCCAGAAAATCACTGAATTGGCTATCCGAGGCCAAGCGGACACCAGGGAAGATCAGactaaaagcaaaacaacacaggATTATTTTGTGTTACCCTCAACTCCTGTTTCCATCTAGCCCCCTGCCTGAGGCAGGAGAAGTTGGTGTCAGTATTTTGTCACTTATTAATTGGATCCCAAGCGCCCCCTGCACCTCCACGgcctcctgccttctcctccagcAGCCCTCGTCCAGTACTTAATGCACGCTTCTGTCTGTGtgcctttctcttcctcatctGGAGGGCACGAACTGTGAGTTCTGCATATAGCACTCCTACACGCTGAGCACTTATTCCGTGACTGACATGAGCATACTGAATTTCTTAGCTGCTTTATGAGACAGTCTgttatttaatccattttatcaATGAAGAAAGCCTTCAGATTTTGCCATCAATTTTACCCAAACACACTGCTATTTCTTCcaccttaaagaaataaaaaatccctTTCCTAACACCCATTCCTCTTCAGCTACAATCTCATTTCTCTCCCTGGAATTTCTTGAAAGCTGTCTCTACGtacaacttcactttctttaactttttttctgcCACACTGCacaggcaggtgggatcttagttcctgacaagggatcaaacctgcaccccctgctttggaagctcgatgtcttaaccactgggctgctagggaagtccctatcttcagtttctttcctctCATTCTCTAGTGAAACTCTAGTCAGTTTTTCCCTGCTGTCTTCCaagctttgtttttctctactCCACCAAATTTTCTCTGATCAAGATTACCTAATAACCAGAGTGGTAAATCTTGACTGCTAATACTCCATATTCATCTAATTGAACATATTAGTCTCATTTGATCCAAATGATCCCTCCCTCTTACTTGAAACACTGCTTCCTGAACCCTCTAGtcttttggttttcctttgtAACTACTTCACTGTTTCCTTTATTAGTTCTACCACTAAATATAGTCACTTGATCCTTTGACCTCTTCCCTGTACGTCCCAATTATTCCCTTGGCAATCTCATCCCATCTCAAGGTTTTAAACATCGTCTACAGTGACATTACCAAGACTGACATCTCCAG from the Cervus canadensis isolate Bull #8, Minnesota chromosome 12, ASM1932006v1, whole genome shotgun sequence genome contains:
- the RIMS2 gene encoding regulating synaptic membrane exocytosis protein 2 isoform X24, producing MGRQGLGGAGAAGRSMQRSQSRSSLSASFEALAGYFPCMNSLEEEETGGKKLRSTVQRSTETGLAVEMRNWMTRQASRESTDGSMNSYSSEGNLIFPGVRLASDSQFSDFLDGLGPAQLVGRQTLATPAMGDIQVGMMDKKGQLEVEIIRARGLVVKPGSKTLPAPYVKVYLLDNGVCIAKKKTKVARKTLEPLYQQLLSFEESPQGKVLQIIVWGDYGRMDHKSFMGVAQILLDELELSNMVIGWFKLFPPSSLVDPTLAPLTRRASQSSLESSTGPSYSRS